TCGAGAACCGACAAGTTGACAGTAGTCAGGGCAGAGCCTTCTGAAATATCCGCCTCCGGTCGCACGCCAGAACATTCTCGTAGCAGGCAATCACCTCATGTACGTTCGTTTCTCTGTCTCCCAAGGGTAGACCTTCTAGCCCGATCACGAGTCAACCTCCGGGATTCGAGCGAGACTAGCGTTGGGTCAGCGCATAAAAAATGTTGCCTGGCGGTGAATGCCCGGCAACATTTTCAGATTTTCTATCCGCGTTTTATCGACGACGGAGAGCGAACGAACGGTTTGAATTGCCGCGAGTTCGCCCTTTCGGGAATAGTTTCAGCTGAGCTCTATTTGCTTTCCTTCGTGTCGACCGGGTCGCCATCGAAGGTGACGGGAGTTCGCACTTCGGGAATCGCGTAGCGAGTTGTTCGGGCCAGGTAGTCCTGGGCCAGGACCAGTTCGATTCCCTGGTACGACTCGTCGAAGCGTTTGCCGCGGTAGCGAACGTGGAAGGTGATCTTCTGTGTTTCGCCGGCCGCGATGTGGCCATGCGTGTGGTTCGGCGAAATGCTCCAACGCGAATCACGGCTCGCTGGCGTCAGCGTGAAGTCGATCGGGCGATCGGACGGATTGCTGATCGTCGTCGTGATCGTCCCTTCCTGCAGGCCATCTTTCGCTTCGGCGAGTGTGGTGGTGACTTTGGGCTTTTCATTGGCAAGCTTGATCGCCTGTTGCTGAAGTTCTGCCGTGATCTCACGCACGTCCATCGCGTCGCCAACCGGGAAGGCCGCCATGGCGACCTGTTTCGGACGGACCGTCACCAGGTGGTACTGATGCAGATAGCCGGCCGACGGAATCTTGCTCGATTGACCGCCACCCACCGTGGCCAAGGTCACGTATTCGATTCCGTCCTGGGGATCGTAGCGCATGTAATGGATATGGCCAGCGAACACCGCGGTCACGTTACCGGAATCTTTCAGCAGTGGGTGAACGCGTTCTTTCCAGTCGTTCCCGTAGCCACCGCCCAACCAACGTGGATGATGCAGGAACAGGAATTGATGATCGCAGTCCTTACCCCGGACGATCGCTTCTTTTAGAAACTTCAGCTGCTCTTCGCTGATCTTTTGAGCTTCCGGCTTTTGAAAATTCTTCTCACCGGTCTTAGGGTCGCCTTCATCCGAGTAAAGCACGATGAAGTTGCAGTTCTTGTGCTGGAACGAGTACCAGAGCGGGCCGAAGTGCATTTCGTAATGCTTGTCGTGTTGCCCTGGCAGAATGTCAGGATCGTTCAGCGGACGCCAGTAGACGTCGTGATTGCCAGCCACTGGGAACCATGGACACAGTAGCTCTTTCATGATCGCTTTGAACTCGCGCATCTGAACGAGCCACTTGTCGGTCTGGTTGTAACCGTTGATCAAGTCGCCAACGGTCATCACCAGATCTGGTTCGATCAAGTTCACGTCACGGACCGCGTCGGCCAGGATGTTTACGCCAGCATCTGGGCCGCCAGTACGATCGCCGAAGACTGCGAAGACGAAGGCATCTTCTTCATTCGGCAGCGGCAGCATCACCTGGCTCGAACGCGTCGTGTAGAAACGCTTTTCGCTCGGATCTTCCGTGGCGTGGTGATGATTGTGATGGTGCATATGCCGATCGTGCACCAAGTTAGGGGTCTCGCTGACGGGCTTTTCCTGGGCAAGGGCAGGGGAGATCCCCAGCAAGCAAACGAGAAGTGTGGCTAGAAAGGAGGAAGGAGTTTTCATCTTCAGGCGGGGCCTTTCGGAGTGGAACATGAGAACCGAAACAGGTTGGACTGAAACTAGCCCACCATCCCGCTGACGTCCAGTTCCCCACCACGAACACGCACTGAAATGCCTGTTAAGTTCACATGAAGTGCGTCCCGCCGCTTCGAAAACCCCCATCCTGTGCGGCACCTATGGCACTGCAGGTGTCAATTTGCTGCGTCGTTACACCCCAGCAGGGCAATTGGCCATTTCGTCGACTTCGTCCGAATATTGATCGATGAATTGCACGAAATCGTCCTTGCAGGACTCGAACGCTTTGACCACTTCCGGGTCGAAGTGCTTGCCACTGTTTTCCAGGATGATCTGTTCTGCGTAGTCCGTTGAGAACGCGTCCTTATAGATCCGCCGTGTCGTCAGGGCATCGTAGACATCGGCCACGGCGACAATCCGAGCCGACAACGGAATCTCAATGCCACTCAAGCCAAACGGATAGCCACTGCCATCCCATTTCTCGTGATGAGCCACGGCGATGTCACGAGCCATTCGCAGGAATTTCGCCTTCGGAAACTTCTTCAAAGCAGCATCGAGGGTGTCGGCACCGATGATCGTGTGCTTCTTCATGATCTCGAATTCATCGTGCGTCAGCTTGCCTGGCTTCAGCAGCACGCCGTCCGGAATTCCTACCTTGCCGATGTCGTGCAGGGGGCTCGTCTGATAGATCAAACGAACGAATTCACCATCGATCGCCTGAGAGAACTGTGGCAGCTTGGCCATCTCTTGCGCGAGGCGTTTTGAGTACTGGCGAACGCGTTCCAGGTGTTGCCCTGTTTCCGTATCACGCGACTCGGCCAGGCGAGCCATCGCAAAAATCACCAGGTCACGTGTTTCCAGACCAACCAAGCGAATGCCCGCGTTGATTCGCGCCAGCAGCTCTGGCGGATTGAACGGTTTGACCATGAAGTCGTCGGCACCCGAAGCCATCCCTTCTACGATTTCATCGTTACGACCGCGGCTGGTAAGCAGAATGCAGTAGATGTAATGATCGGTGAAGCGGCAGCGAATCTCGCGGCACAGCTCCAAGCCATTCATCACCGGCATCTCCCAGTCGGTCACGACGATTTGAATTTCGTTCTCTTCGAGGATCTCGATCGCTTCGCGCCCGTTGCCTGCGGTGAAGACCAGAAAGCCTTCTCTCGTCAGGTAACTTTGGATCATCTCAATCGCAATATCGTCGTCATCGACAACCAGGATGCTGATTCGTGTGTCCAGGTTCATAATGCCACCTCCTGTTCCATGGCTGCATTCAACAACCGCCGGATTGCTGTTTCGCATGAATCGAAGTTTTGATTGAGGTCGTGAACCATTTGCTCGTAACCATCTGTCCGTTGCTCCCGAGCTGCCAGTTCGATGGAACCAGCCACTTCGGAAACAGAACGGGCCGCCACATTCGCTGCCATACCCTTCAGGCTGTGGGCAACCTGAACGACCTGATCGATTCGTCCTGCTTGGATGTGCTGCTGTAGGACGTCGATTTCCGACTTGGCCTTGGCAGCAAACTTCTGAAGAACTCGTCGCACTAAATCTTCGTCTTCACCACAGCGTTCGCGGAGCTCGTCCAACGAAATCTGTTGTTCGACGTCGATCATGTCTGCGGGAGGCTCACTTGCCGAAAGTGGCCTTGGCGTATCTACGGCTCGCAGGTCGAGCTGCTTGAGAATCGTTTGAATCAGTTCCTGGCGGTTGACCGGTTTCATGACGTAATCGTTCATGCCGGCGGCCATGCAGCGTTCTTGATCTCCCTTAATTGCTTGGGCGGTCAAAGCCACGATCGGCAAGTTTTCCAGGGAGGCAAGTGTCGTTTCTGCCAGGTGACGGATCTTGCGAGTCGCCTCGAAGCCATCCATCTCCGGCATTTCACAGTCCATCAGCACCAATTGAACCTCTGCCTGGGCAACCTTGTCGACCGCTTCCCGGCCGTTCTCCGCCAGCAACACCTGGAACCCTTCCGAGGTCAAAATTTCGTTGGCAACCAGTCGATTAATTTCGTTGTCGTCGACAACGAGGATCGTCTTGCCTTCGTGGCGTCGATCGTTAATTACCTTGTCTTCCTGGCGATTGACCGGCTTCGACGCACTCGATTTTCGTCCGCCTGAGAGCGACACCAGAGTGTCGAGCAATCGCGACTGACGAATCGGCTTGGTCAAACAGGTCATGTCCAACCGCTTCAAGGTTTCGCTCGAGATGTCGCGATCGTACGACGTCAGCATCAAGAGCTTCGTCGAGCGGAACTCGCTGGTGTCGTAGATCCGATCAGCCAGTGTCAGGCCATCCATCTCGGGCATGATGTGGTCGAGGATTGCCAGTTGGAATGGCATGTTGCGATCGACCGCTTCACGCATCAGGTCGAGCGCTCGCACACCGCTGCTGGCGGTGGTGATCTCGACGCCCCACGACTGCAGTTGTTCTTTGAGAACCTGCAGGTTCATGTGATTGTCGTCGACAGCCAGAACTCGCAAGCCGGTCACGTTTGGAATCACATCGCAGGTGGAACGTTCGACTGCTTTCAACGGAACGGTGAACCAGAACGTTGAGCCCTTACCCGCTTCGCTGGAAACACCAATCTCGCCTCCCATCAGCTCTGACAACTGCTTGCAGATGGCCAAGCCGAGGCCCGTGCCGCCATACTTGCGGGTCGTCGAGGCGTCGACTTGCGAGAACGCCTTGAACAGACGATCGAGTCGCGACTGAGGGATCCCAATACCGGTGTCTTCCACCGCGAACTGAACGACTGTATGACCTTCCATGTTCGGATCGCTCTGCTTTTCGGCCAACGTCACGTGCAGGTTCACGCCACCATGTTCGGTGAACTTGACGGCGTTCGAGAACAAGTTGATCAGCACCTGGCGGATACGTTCCGGATCGCCGATGACCGTGGTTGGCACATCCTTGCTGATGCAACAGTTCAGCTCCAGGCCACGCGTGCGTCCCTGAGGCGAGAACAGTTCAGGCACCGACTCGACCAGGTCGTGCAGGACGAACTCGGACGATTCAAACTCGATGCCGCCTGCTTCGATCTTCGACAGGTCGAGGATGTCGTTGATCAGGTGCAGCAGCGTTCCGGCCGAGCTTTTCGCCAGGTCGACGAATCGTTGCTGGTTGTCTTCCAGGTGCGTCGTTGCGAGCAGATCGAGGAAGCCGATGATGCCGTTGAGCGGCGTACGAATTTCGTGGCTCATGCTGGCCAGGAAGTCGCTCTTAGCACGGTTGGCAGCTTCCGCCGCGTTGCGTTCCGCCTCGAAGTAACGTGCT
This genomic interval from Bremerella sp. JC817 contains the following:
- the amt gene encoding ammonium transporter gives rise to the protein MSSALPQLDIAWILLCSALVMLMQGGFCLLESGLVRAKNSFNVALKNLVDFCVSAAVFWVFGFAIMFGASYHGWFGTTMFCPGEDTSPWLMAFFIFQMVFCGTATTIISGAVAERIRFRGYFVIALLVSGLIYPLFGHWAWGGLAEGTATGWLAKQGFIDFAGSTVVHSVGGWVSLAAILIIGPRIGRFDGERPGIHGHNLTLATFGVLLLWFGWFGFNGGSTLAMNDSVPRIIVNTNLAAAFGGLACLVTSWLYHRRPDVGHTMNGVVAGLVGVTASCHIVAPWAAVLIGCGSGVICCIVTELLPRLKIDDVIGAFPAHACAGAFGTLALAFLADPSHFGEGMTAWSQFLIQLKGVGACFLLAFVGGFTLIYLVNAVLPLRTTEEHERAGLNVSEHGASTELIDLLENMSQHRQDGDFTKKVHIEPHTEVGQIAAEYNRVLERVSSEMKQRAEAESRFRGIFENAVEGIYQTTPEGQFMTVNPALARMLGYENLIDISHSITDIATQVYVEPDRRAEFIDAIQQHGVIFAFESEIRRANGETMWISENASARFDADGHLMYYEGTVEDITQRRKARYFEAERNAAEAANRAKSDFLASMSHEIRTPLNGIIGFLDLLATTHLEDNQQRFVDLAKSSAGTLLHLINDILDLSKIEAGGIEFESSEFVLHDLVESVPELFSPQGRTRGLELNCCISKDVPTTVIGDPERIRQVLINLFSNAVKFTEHGGVNLHVTLAEKQSDPNMEGHTVVQFAVEDTGIGIPQSRLDRLFKAFSQVDASTTRKYGGTGLGLAICKQLSELMGGEIGVSSEAGKGSTFWFTVPLKAVERSTCDVIPNVTGLRVLAVDDNHMNLQVLKEQLQSWGVEITTASSGVRALDLMREAVDRNMPFQLAILDHIMPEMDGLTLADRIYDTSEFRSTKLLMLTSYDRDISSETLKRLDMTCLTKPIRQSRLLDTLVSLSGGRKSSASKPVNRQEDKVINDRRHEGKTILVVDDNEINRLVANEILTSEGFQVLLAENGREAVDKVAQAEVQLVLMDCEMPEMDGFEATRKIRHLAETTLASLENLPIVALTAQAIKGDQERCMAAGMNDYVMKPVNRQELIQTILKQLDLRAVDTPRPLSASEPPADMIDVEQQISLDELRERCGEDEDLVRRVLQKFAAKAKSEIDVLQQHIQAGRIDQVVQVAHSLKGMAANVAARSVSEVAGSIELAAREQRTDGYEQMVHDLNQNFDSCETAIRRLLNAAMEQEVAL
- a CDS encoding HD domain-containing phosphohydrolase: MNLDTRISILVVDDDDIAIEMIQSYLTREGFLVFTAGNGREAIEILEENEIQIVVTDWEMPVMNGLELCREIRCRFTDHYIYCILLTSRGRNDEIVEGMASGADDFMVKPFNPPELLARINAGIRLVGLETRDLVIFAMARLAESRDTETGQHLERVRQYSKRLAQEMAKLPQFSQAIDGEFVRLIYQTSPLHDIGKVGIPDGVLLKPGKLTHDEFEIMKKHTIIGADTLDAALKKFPKAKFLRMARDIAVAHHEKWDGSGYPFGLSGIEIPLSARIVAVADVYDALTTRRIYKDAFSTDYAEQIILENSGKHFDPEVVKAFESCKDDFVQFIDQYSDEVDEMANCPAGV
- a CDS encoding metallophosphoesterase — translated: MKTPSSFLATLLVCLLGISPALAQEKPVSETPNLVHDRHMHHHNHHHATEDPSEKRFYTTRSSQVMLPLPNEEDAFVFAVFGDRTGGPDAGVNILADAVRDVNLIEPDLVMTVGDLINGYNQTDKWLVQMREFKAIMKELLCPWFPVAGNHDVYWRPLNDPDILPGQHDKHYEMHFGPLWYSFQHKNCNFIVLYSDEGDPKTGEKNFQKPEAQKISEEQLKFLKEAIVRGKDCDHQFLFLHHPRWLGGGYGNDWKERVHPLLKDSGNVTAVFAGHIHYMRYDPQDGIEYVTLATVGGGQSSKIPSAGYLHQYHLVTVRPKQVAMAAFPVGDAMDVREITAELQQQAIKLANEKPKVTTTLAEAKDGLQEGTITTTISNPSDRPIDFTLTPASRDSRWSISPNHTHGHIAAGETQKITFHVRYRGKRFDESYQGIELVLAQDYLARTTRYAIPEVRTPVTFDGDPVDTKESK